GTCCAGGCTGGAGAGCGGTTCCTGCGAGATCAGCCCCAGGGCGTGGCCGCGCAGCGCCCCGAAGGCCCGGTCGTCCAGTTGCGTGATGTCGCGGCCCTCGAACAACACCTGACCGCCCGTAACGCGCCCGCCCCGGCCCAGCAGGCGCAGCGCGGCCAGGGCGGTCACGCTTTTGCCCGCGCCGGATTCTCCGACCAGCCCGACCGTCTCGCCGGGCAGCACGTCGAAGCTGACCCTGTCGACGATGCGTGTGGGCCCGCCCCGCCCGCCGAACTCCACCGTGAGGTTCCGGACCGACAGCAGCGCGCCGGGCGCGGCGGGGCGGTCGGTGGGCTGCGCCGCGCCAGGCAGGTCGGCCGACCGGGCAGGGTGGGGGGCCGTGGCCGTGCCCGCCCCACCCAGGTCGGCCGCCGCGTCGCGCAGCGCGTTGCCCAGGAGCATCAGGGCGAGGGCCATCAGGGCGATGAGCCCGCCCGAGGGCACGAGCAGCCAGGGCTGCGTGCTGATCTGGAGGGCCGCCGCCGCCACGATCTGCCCCCATTCGGCCTCGCCGGGGGTGGCGGTCAGGCCCAGGAAGCCCAGCGCGACCGAGAACAGCAGGGCGTTGGCCGCCACGAAGGACGCCTGCACGATGGCGGTCCGCAGGACGCCGGGCAGGATATGGCGCGCCATGATCGTCGTCTCGGGCACGCCCGCCACCCGCGCGGCCGCCACGAAATCCGCTCCGCGCAGCGGCAGGGTGACCCCCCGGACGATGCGCGCGAAGCCCGGCGCGACCAGCAGGCCGAAGGCGACCATGGCGGCGTGCAGGTTCGCCGGAAAGACCGTCAGGACCACCAGCACCAGGATGATCGCGGGAATGGCGAGCACCAGATCGGTCAGGAACGACACCGTCCGGTCGAAGGCCCCGCCGACGTACCCGGCCAGGATGCCGACCGGCAGCGCGACCGCGACCGCCACCACGACGGCCTCGACGATCCCGACGAGGGCCTTGACCCCGCCGAACATCAGGCGGCTGAGCAGGTCGCGCCCGAGTTCGTCGGCGCCCAGCAGGTGGCGTGCCGAGGGACCGCTGAGCCGGGCCGGAAGATCGAAGGCGTCGGGGGCGTAGGGCGCGAGCTGGCGCGCGAAGAGCGACACGGCGACGATCACGGCCAGGAAGGCCAGCGACGCGGCGGCCGTGGGTTGCCGCAGCAGGGCGCGCAGCATCGGGAAACGGGGCGTCCTCGGCGCGGGAACGGCGGGGGCAGGCGCAGCGGAATGGGTCATGACACGCGGATCCTCGGGTTGAGCCAGGCGTACAGCAGGTCGACGATCAGGTTGACCACGACCACGATGACCGTGAAGTACAAGACGATGCCCTGGATGACCGGCAGGTCGTGTCGCCCGGTCGCCTCGACGGCCAGCCCGCCCAGGCCCGGCAGGGCGAAGACGTTCTCCGCGATGATGGTGCCGCCCAGCAGCGCGATGAACACCAGGCCGATCACCGTGAGGATGGGCACCCCCGCGTTGCGCAGGGCGTGGCGGTAGATCAGCGAGCCGGGCCGGACCCCCCCGGCCCGCAGGGTGCGGATG
The genomic region above belongs to Deinococcus gobiensis I-0 and contains:
- a CDS encoding dipeptide/oligopeptide/nickel ABC transporter permease/ATP-binding protein, coding for MTHSAAPAPAVPAPRTPRFPMLRALLRQPTAAASLAFLAVIVAVSLFARQLAPYAPDAFDLPARLSGPSARHLLGADELGRDLLSRLMFGGVKALVGIVEAVVVAVAVALPVGILAGYVGGAFDRTVSFLTDLVLAIPAIILVLVVLTVFPANLHAAMVAFGLLVAPGFARIVRGVTLPLRGADFVAAARVAGVPETTIMARHILPGVLRTAIVQASFVAANALLFSVALGFLGLTATPGEAEWGQIVAAAALQISTQPWLLVPSGGLIALMALALMLLGNALRDAAADLGGAGTATAPHPARSADLPGAAQPTDRPAAPGALLSVRNLTVEFGGRGGPTRIVDRVSFDVLPGETVGLVGESGAGKSVTALAALRLLGRGGRVTGGQVLFEGRDITQLDDRAFGALRGHALGLISQEPLSSLDPAFTVGSQLGELVGIHDGLSGAANRERCLELLRQVQMRAPERVLRAYPHELSGGMAQRVAIALALAGRPRLLVADEPTTALDVTVQKEILALLRQLQRDTGMAVLMVTHNLGVVADLCDRVVVLYAGQVFEDARVLDLFGRPLNPYTLGLLGANPAHARPGEPLTVIPGRVPPPGAWPAHCRFAPRCAFAAPQCLERPVPLLEAEPDHLSRCVRAGELFASGTHAASPLATPAPTPAEAT